The Clostridium sp. DL-VIII DNA window TTTATTAATGCTTTTGTTCCTTCTTGATATGCAACAAGTCTTATTGTTCCAACTGGCGGCTTTCCTTGAGCTACTCTCTTTTCCGCTGATTCTATTCCATGGTCTGCTGCATTTCTCAATAAATGTATTAATGGTTCGCCAATTTCATCAATTACTGTTCTATCAAGTTCTGTGTCAGCACCTTCTATAATAAAGTTAATTTCTTTATTTAACTCTACTGATACATCTCTTATCATTCTTGGGAATCTATTGAATACTGTATCTAATGGCAGCATTCTAATCTTCATAACTAAATCTTGAAGATCTGATGTTGTTCTTCCAACTTGTTCTAAAGTTTCATTTAATTCTTGTGATTTATGTACATTCACAATTTGCTCTAGTCTTGTCCTATAAATTACAAGTTCAGAAACCATATTCATTAAGTTATCTATTCTTTCCAAATCAACTCTTACAGATTGATGTGCTTTTTTAACTTCTTTCTTTTGAGCTGTTTTCTTTGCCGGTGCATTTTTAGCTTCTTCTTTTGGTGCCTCTGCCTTTTGTACCTCAGCTCTTTCTTCAACTTTAACTTCTTTAATTTCTTTAATTTCTTTAGCTTCTGCATCTTTAGGTTCTATATCTAAATCATCAAATTCTATCAATGAAGCTTCAACTTTTGCAACTTCTGATATTCCATTTACAACATCCATTATTTCATCTACTGTATCTTTAGTCACTAGAACAAATTTTAGTTCAAAATCAAATTCTTCATTTTCAATATCTTGAGTTGATGGTTCTGATTTTAATATTTCTCCATGATCTTCAAGGTCTTTCACAATTAAAAATGCTCTTGCTGATTTTAATAATGTATTTTCACTTAAGGTAACCTTTATTTCAATCGAATTATATCCTTTTTCTCTCGCCTGCCTAATTACTGATGCATCGTATTGATTTAAATCCAAATCATTAGCTGTCGCTTCATCTGAAACTTCACTAGCTTGTACTTGTTTAACTTGATTATCTGCGCCTTTATTTCCGTTATTCTTTATATCTGCTAATGCTTGCATTATTCCTTCCATCTCTACTTTTTCGTCTGATCCCTCCTGTACATTATCAACCATTTTTTCTAATGTATCAAGGCAATCAAACAATACTGTTACCACATCTTGAGTTACTTTAAGTTCACCTTCTCTAAATTCAGCTAATACATCCTCCATTTTGTGAGTAAGTTCTGCAAGATCAGTGAATCCCATAGTTGCAGCCATTCCTTTAATTGTATGTGCAACTCTAAATATTTCATTTACCTTATCAGTGTCTTCTGGGTTTTGTTCCAAATCCAATAGTGACTCATTCAATGTTTGCAAATTATCTAGTGATTCCTCTAAAAACATTGACATATATTGAGATGTATCCATCTTTATTCCTCCTTTATACTTTTTTATAAATAAAGGTTGACGCTTTTTCAAATCCATAGTCTCTATAATTATATATACTTTCTGTAGCTCCTACAAATAAAAGCCCACCCTTTTTTAATGAATTACTAAATTTTTCATAAATTTCTTGCTTAATATCATTATTGAAATAGATAACAACATTTCTACATACAATTAAATCAAAATTATTATCATATCTATCTAATATTAAATCGTGCTTTTTAAAAGTTACCATATCTTTAATTTTAGACTCGATATAATATTTATCGTCTATTATTTTAAAATATTTACTTAAATCAGTATTTTTTATACCTTTCATTTCATTTTGTGTGTATTCACCAATTTTCGCCTTTGAAAGTATAGTATTATCTATATCAGTTGCTATTATATTATGTCTTCCACTCGGCGCAATCCTATCTAATATTATTCCTAAAGTATATGGTTCACAACCTATGGAACAAGCTGCACTCCAAATTTTTAAATTGCGGTTATTAGGTAACAATTCACTTGTAATTTGTTTTTCTAAATCAGCAAATAATTCAGGATTTCTGAAAAACTCTGTCACATTAATTGTTATAAAATCCAAAAATTTCTGTTTTTGTTCTGGGTCACTTTTTATAGCTCTAGAATATTCATCTAATGTTTTTATTCCAACCCTTGTCATTAAGCTATTTATTCTTCTATTAAGCTGCTCAGGTTTATACGCTGATAAATTTATTCCCAATTCTTTATGAACCCATTTATGAAATTCATTAAAATCCATGTCTCCTCCTACACCTGTTTTATTATGTTAATTATACTATTAGCTATTTCATCTAGCGGAACTACAAAATCTACTTTTCCAGTTTCAAATGCAGCTTTTGGCATTCCATAAATCGTGCATGTTGATCTATCTTCTGATATCGTTATTCCACCACTATCTTTTATATTCTTTGTTCCTTCCGCACCATCTCTGCCCATTCCTGTTAAAATTGCAGATATTAAATTTCCCTTATAAACATTTATAGCAGAATCAAATAATTTATCTACAGCTGGCCTTACTCCCCAAATAGGCGGTTCTTCATTAAGGTGTATTAACTTGTCTAAGCCAACTGTCATATGTTTGCCACCTTTGGCTATGTATATAGTATCACTTTTTATTTTCATACCTTCCGCTGCTTCAATTACATTCATATGACATAATTTATCCAGCCTTTCCGAAAACACTTTTGTGAATCCCTCTGGCATATGTTGAACTACAAAAACAGGAACTCCTAAATTCTTTGGAAATTTAGTTAGCACTTCTTGAAGCGCCCTTGGTCCTCCTGTAGATGCTCCTATAACGACTGCCTCTATTTTTTTATTCTTAGGTATGGACACTGGTTTATTTATTTTTGAGTTGAAATTTTTTTCTATATTTATATTATTAGTAATAGAATCCTGTGCAACTTTATGTTTCACACTATTATCTATAGAATTAAACTTTTTCCTATATTTTGCAGCTGTAGTTATACTTTTTATCTGTTCAATCAAATTCTTTTGAACTTTAATTATATCTAATGAAATACTTCCTGATGGTTTAGTTACGAAACTAATAGCACCATTATCTAAGCACTCTAAAGTCAATTCTGATCCTTCAGTAGTTGCACTGCTTATCATTATAACAGGATAATTTTTTCCTAATCTTTTTAATTCCTTAAGAGTTGCAAGTCCATCGAGGTCTCTCATATGTACGTCTAATGTGATAAGGTCTGGATTGTATTTATCTACCTTTTCAATTAGTTCTCTTCCATCTCTAAACTTTGCTATAACTTCAAACCTATTTTCCAGTTCTATCATGTCTGATATTGCTTTTCTCATAAAGGCTGAGTCATCAACAACGATAATTTTGACTTTATCCACCTAATCACACCTTTCCTTCTAAAATTTATAATTCTATAATTCCATTCCCTACAACTTTAAGTACTACTTTTCCATCACTTGCATAAAGAACCATAGTCCTTCCTTTATTTCCACCAGTTTCTTCTGCAATTATTGGAATTGCTTCATCTTTCAATGTTTTCTTTACTGCATCACTGTTTCTTTTCCCAATATCACTTATTATGCTCTTATCAGAGAAATTAAACATCGATGCTCCTCCAGCAATCTTTGCTGTAAGGTTTCTCTTTCTACATCCCTGCTTCTCCATTTTTTCAATTAATATTGGAATAGCTAAATCTGCAAACTTCATGGGGTTTGTATTACTTTTAAATTGAGTACTATCTGGAAGCATTATGTGTGCTAATCCTGCAACCTTAAGTGCTTTATCATATAAGGCAATTCCTATACAGGATCCTAAGCCTATCGTCATTATGACTCCCGGATCTAGCACTAAATTCAAATCAGCTATTCCAACTTTTATCTCTGCACTTACCATTTTTACCCCCTAAAAAATATTCCCCTCATCCTCTAAGGATAATATTTTCTCTAAATCTAATAAAATTACTATGTTATTTTCTAGTTTTATTAACCCTGAAATATACTTTTTATCTATTGTTGCTGTTATCGGTGGTGCTTCCTCCATTAGTTCACTATCAATATCCCTTACCTCATAAACATTTTCCACAATAATTCCAAACTTATTTTCTTCTCTTTTTATAACTATAATTTTTCTTTCTTCGCTTTCCTTATCTTCACCAAACTTAAATTTTTTTGATAAGCTTATTATTGGAAGAATTTTTTGTTCATAGTTTATCACACCTTTTACAAAGGATGGTGCATCAGGAAGAATAGTTGGTTCTTGATATCCAAGTATTCTTTCTACCTCCCTTATATCAGTTGCATAATGTTCTCCATTCAATCCAAATATCAACATTTTAATCTCATTGCTTGCCATTATCTAAGCCTCCTATAAAACAAATTTGTCAATTATTATATCTCCACTTTTATCTAGATATACTTCTACATTCTTAGATGAAACTTCTAACATTTTTTGCTTTTCACCAAAACAAAAAATTGTATTATTATAAGCTATATCAGCCTTAATACGACCATTCTTAGGAACTTTTAACATAGTATTAACTCCGGCTACGCTGCCTACTGACTTTAATATTATTTCAGTACCAGCACTTAGTACACCGCCTCTACAGGCAGACTTTTCACCAGTAAACTCTATCTTATTTAAAGCTGTTATGTTAGATGTATATTGTCCCTTTCCTGTAACATAAATGCTTCCTGAAGCTTCTATGGTAGCCCCTTGAGCATATGCAAAATAAATATCAGTAGGAATTACTATTAATGTCTCTATTTCCTCAATTTCCTCCTGCAATATTTCTTGTAAATTAGTTAATTCTCTAAAGTCTTTTATTTTTAATGGTCCAAGGCCTAATAATTTATTTATTATAAATGTCGTTAGATCACTATGTTGAACTCCTTCAGACATATTATAATTTAAAATACTTCGCGATAACTTGGGTAATGATTTAAACTTATTTTCTATTAATATTTTAATTATTTCACCATCTTGCTTTTGCCCTAACAGATTATTTGCTTTCACTTGTTCAGTGGAAGCACTTAAATCATTTAAAACATCATTTAAGTTTACCAAATTATCTAAATATTGCTTTCTTTCAACATTTTCACTGCCTGCAGTTACAGTTGAATTCAATATGTTTCCATTTATAATAATTTCTCCTGAAGATTTAACTTTTGCTGATTCCACATTCTTTCCAACATGAAGTTCATTTCCCACCTTAACTTCCATTGCTTCGCAAACATTTCCAACTATCTCAACATCTCCAACAAAGTCTATATTTCCACTTTTTAAATCAACTTGATCAACTTTGTATAGCTTGTTTACAACAAATGTGTTAGCTCTATATGCCGGTTTACCTTCCTCAGTCGCTATAACATTATTATTTTCAAGTTTACATCCCTCACCAATCTTTATAACAACCCGCTTAGCAGTTTTTCGTTTTACTGGTGCTCCAAATATATTTTGTCCATCATTTCCAGGTATTCCAGGCACTATTTTACCTATAATGTCTCCTATGTTTGCATTAGCAATTAAAAATCTATTTCTATAATCGACTCTTTCGTCTGAGTCCTCGTAATCTATTACTTCTTCTAATTCTTTAAATAAGACTTGAATTTCATCTGAAATATCATCTTTAGCAGGCAATCCTCTGGCTATTAATACATTATCAGCTCCATATTCACTGCATATTGCCTCTAATTTCTCTTCAATAATTCCAAATCGAATACCTTTACTGTTTATTAATTCTCTTATTTCTGCCATTGTATATTTAGGTGGATATTTGTCACTATTTTTTTTCTTTGAAAGAACTAAATTCTTATGATATCCGTGATCTATCAATTCATACGAATGGGATGGAATATACTTTATTGTTATATATGCTTCCATTTTATCATTCGTAATCGATATATCAATATTTCTTATTGGTTCAATTTCTTCAAATTTATATTCTACTGTATCTTCTACTGTAACTGGAGTTATTCCATTAACTTCCTGTCCATTAATTAATAATATCATGCCTGGGCATGGCTTTATTGTAATAATTTCATCTTTATTTTCAGACTCTGTTACTATTATTTTTCCATTTTCTACTTTTGCTCCAAAAGGCTCTGTTTCCTCTTCTACTTCTGTAATTATCCCTTTTTCCCCAATATCTATTTTATTTTCTTCTTCATTTATTACTTCTATTTCAACCACTTTTTTAAAAAATTTTCTTTCCTCTTTAGTTACCCTATACTTTAAGCTATCCTTAGAAATATTCAACTCAGCACATGCCTTTTCAACGCAATTTTCCAAAGATGTTGCAGAAAATTTCAACCCCATAAATATCTCCTCCATAAAAATGCTTCTTGTCTTAGTATACCACAGCATAATTTATTTTTATATCCATTATTTATATTAATCAATATTATTTTACAGTATTATGTAAAATAATTCATTTTCTAACAATTTCTAATATATGCATGAATCTTATCATCATATTCCTTCATAAGCTTTCTAATAATATCATTATTAGGATTTAAATTAATATCATTTACTTTTCTAATCGGTAGAACTTTAGGTGATGTTCCTGAAATAAACATCCCATCTAATTTATTGATATCCAAATATTTATACTCTACTTCCTCTACTTGAATTTGTATTTTTTTTGCTATTCCTATTATCTCTCCTCTGGTAACACCCGGTAATACAGCTTTTACTGGCGAAGTCAAAATTATATTATCCTTAACCATAAATATGTTTGATCTGCTTCCTTCAGTTATATATCCGTTTTTATCAACTAATATAGCCTCATACACTTGCTTATCTCTTATCTCTTTGTTTACCTTTTCTCTGAAATTATCATTAATTATCTTTGCATTTGGATTCTCTCTCTCTCCAAAATATAAAATTGTTTCAACTCCATTTTCATACATTTCTTTAGATGGATATGAGTGCTCTACAAAAAATACATTTAATGCTTTTTCATTAACTCCATAAGTTATCTTAATATTTCCATTGTCCTTATTCTCATTTTTTATTAATAATTTAATTCTATCGCTAATTTTTTCATAGGTTAATGTAAATTCCTCATTTATTAATTTAAATGAATTTTCCATCCTTTTTAGATGATTTTCCAAAAAAATTGGTTTCCCATCCATCACTCTTAACACCTCATATATTATTTTATCAGCCACAATTTATCACCCTTTCTATTTCCATTTTAATATTTCTATATCATGACTTTTCTTGTAATTTATCAAATAAGGTTTTCCAACTAAATCTAATAAAGGTTTATCAGATAAGGAATCTGAGAACATATATGATTCTTTGAAATCAACTTCTATTTTTTCATTCTTAATTACTTCCTGAAGCCTTCTTACTTTTTCCTCACCTTTGCAGTTCTCTCCATCCATTTTTCTTACAAAAGTTCCGTTATCAAAACTAAATTTGGTTCCTATTATTTTATCTACCTCTTTTATATTATAAAACTCATTTATATAAAACTCAGGAGATGCAGATATTAAATATACTTCATACCCTTCTTTCTTGAGCCTTTTCATCATCTTAAGTGCATCTTCATACAGTATTGTACTTAATTTCTCATGATAAAATTTTTTTACTAGGACCGCCAAGTCTTGTTCATTTATCCCATCAATAAATTTCAAAAACGTTTCTTTTACCTTTTTCTCATCATATACTTTAAGCCCATACATCATCCCACAATATATAGCCCTTGGTAAAAAGCGAATATTGCTTTTATCATTTTTTATTACATATTTAAATAGTTCCATTAATGTTTCTTTTTTTGTAATAGTATAATCTATATCAAATATAGCAAGTTTCTTCAAAATTGATTGTCACCTTCTTACTTTTTTCATTTAAATCATTTAATGGTAGGCAATTCCATTTATAGTCTACTACCCCCGTACTCGAGAACGCTATAAATGAATTCAACCTACCATTTCCAAGTAAAATCTTCACTCATTTTATGAAACATATATATTATATTATTTTATTTTGCTTAAAAATGTTGAAATTCTATCTATCCCATTTTCTATTATATTTACAGATGTTGCATAGGATAATCTTATATAGTCATCTAATCCAAATCCAGCTCCCGGTATTACAGCAACTTTCTCTTCTTCCAATAATACCTTTGCAAAATCTACAGAATTATTTATTTCTTGACCTTTAAAAGTAGTATTTAAATATGCAGATATATTTACCATTATATAAAATGCACCACTAGGTTTTATTATTGTTATTTCATTCAATTTTTCTAATTTCGCTATCATGAAATTTCTTCTATTCTCAAATTCTTTCACCATGTTATTTAAATCTTCCACTGGTCCGTTTAATGCTTCTATTGCGGCATATTGTGCTATTGTATTTACATTCGATGTCATATGGCTTTGAATACTAGTCATGAGTTTAGTTATTTTTTCACTAGCTGCCACATAACCCAGTCTCCAGCCTGTCATTGAATATGTCTTTGACACACCATTTATCACTAATGTTCTATTATATGCATCTTCATTTAATGATGCGATACTTATATGCTTTTCGTCATCATAGATTAATTTTTCATAGATCTCATCTGATATAATTATTAAATTATGTTCTTTAGCAAAGTTCGCTATTTCAAGTAATTCTTCTTTATGATAAATAGTTCCTGTTGGATTATTAGGACTATTTATTAAGATTACTTTTGTTTTATCTGTTGTGGCTCTTTCCAAATCAGATATTGTATACTTATAATTATTTTCTTTTGACGTTTCTACAAATACTGGTACTCCATCAGCTAATTTCACTAATTCTGGATAACTAACCCAATAAGGAACCGGAATCAGTACTTCATCACCCGGATTTAAAACAGCCATAAAAGCATTAGCTAAACATTGCTTAGCACCTGTTGAAATAGTTATTTGACTAGGCTTATATTCCAAGTTGTTGTCATCTTTAAATTTATTACATATGGTATTCTTTAATTCTAATAATCCTCCTGCCGGAGTATATTTGGTCTTTCCATCATGCATTGCTTTAATAGCTGCCTTAATTATATTTTCTGGTGTATTAAAATCTGGCTCCCCAGCCCCAAAACTTACTACATCAACACCTTGGCTCTTTAATTCATTAGCTTTTGCTGTAATTGCCAAAGTAATCGATGGATTGATATTCCCCGCTTTTTTAGATAATTGCATTGCTTTTCCCTCCAAGTTCAGGCATAAAAATAACTCATTAAAAATGCATATAATTCATAACTTATAATTGTTTAATATCCTCTAAAAACTATAAGCAATAAATTAAATTCTTTATTTATCTATATAAAATTACTTTAGTGTTTCTTTATTGTAATTCAGATTTATAACTATTACGAAGCATTTTAACTTATCATTTATTATACATGCCTTAAATTCAATTATACATTCTTGTCACATACTAAAAATATATCATTAATATATATAATTGTAAACAATATGAAACATAAGGCATAATCAGCAAAGAACAAGTCCACCTGTCAACATACCTTCCATGAATGACTCTCGATTCCCTATGATGACACTTTTACTCATTGCCTAATGAAAAATATTCATGGAAGCTTTGAGCTTTGGACTTATTATTTTATTTAATATGCCAAAAGACTTTAGTAATAAATTACCAAAGTCTTTTTAATTATATTTATTCTTCGCCTACTAATTCATCTTGATAGTAAGCAGATACTCTATCAAATTCCTCTTCATCTGGAACTACAAGTTCTTCTCCATCTAATCTAAA harbors:
- a CDS encoding chemotaxis protein CheA; this encodes MDTSQYMSMFLEESLDNLQTLNESLLDLEQNPEDTDKVNEIFRVAHTIKGMAATMGFTDLAELTHKMEDVLAEFREGELKVTQDVVTVLFDCLDTLEKMVDNVQEGSDEKVEMEGIMQALADIKNNGNKGADNQVKQVQASEVSDEATANDLDLNQYDASVIRQAREKGYNSIEIKVTLSENTLLKSARAFLIVKDLEDHGEILKSEPSTQDIENEEFDFELKFVLVTKDTVDEIMDVVNGISEVAKVEASLIEFDDLDIEPKDAEAKEIKEIKEVKVEERAEVQKAEAPKEEAKNAPAKKTAQKKEVKKAHQSVRVDLERIDNLMNMVSELVIYRTRLEQIVNVHKSQELNETLEQVGRTTSDLQDLVMKIRMLPLDTVFNRFPRMIRDVSVELNKEINFIIEGADTELDRTVIDEIGEPLIHLLRNAADHGIESAEKRVAQGKPPVGTIRLVAYQEGTKALIKVTDDGAGINVEKVKAKAEQKGINTDGMSDSDIKNLIFAQGFSTNDVVTDISGRGVGMDVVKTKISALGGTVDVVSEEGKGSSFVIKLPLTLQIIQALLVKVGEETLAISLGFIDRVIDYKEENIKRSNGKEVIVYRENVIPLIRLNESLDIEASETNKKFVIIVNVGDKTIGLLVDSLLGQQEIVIKPLGKTLKNLDQYIGATILGNGLVTLILDIGALL
- a CDS encoding protein-glutamate O-methyltransferase CheR, translating into MDFNEFHKWVHKELGINLSAYKPEQLNRRINSLMTRVGIKTLDEYSRAIKSDPEQKQKFLDFITINVTEFFRNPELFADLEKQITSELLPNNRNLKIWSAACSIGCEPYTLGIILDRIAPSGRHNIIATDIDNTILSKAKIGEYTQNEMKGIKNTDLSKYFKIIDDKYYIESKIKDMVTFKKHDLILDRYDNNFDLIVCRNVVIYFNNDIKQEIYEKFSNSLKKGGLLFVGATESIYNYRDYGFEKASTFIYKKV
- a CDS encoding chemotaxis response regulator protein-glutamate methylesterase gives rise to the protein MDKVKIIVVDDSAFMRKAISDMIELENRFEVIAKFRDGRELIEKVDKYNPDLITLDVHMRDLDGLATLKELKRLGKNYPVIMISSATTEGSELTLECLDNGAISFVTKPSGSISLDIIKVQKNLIEQIKSITTAAKYRKKFNSIDNSVKHKVAQDSITNNINIEKNFNSKINKPVSIPKNKKIEAVVIGASTGGPRALQEVLTKFPKNLGVPVFVVQHMPEGFTKVFSERLDKLCHMNVIEAAEGMKIKSDTIYIAKGGKHMTVGLDKLIHLNEEPPIWGVRPAVDKLFDSAINVYKGNLISAILTGMGRDGAEGTKNIKDSGGITISEDRSTCTIYGMPKAAFETGKVDFVVPLDEIANSIINIIKQV
- a CDS encoding chemotaxis protein CheD is translated as MVSAEIKVGIADLNLVLDPGVIMTIGLGSCIGIALYDKALKVAGLAHIMLPDSTQFKSNTNPMKFADLAIPILIEKMEKQGCRKRNLTAKIAGGASMFNFSDKSIISDIGKRNSDAVKKTLKDEAIPIIAEETGGNKGRTMVLYASDGKVVLKVVGNGIIEL
- a CDS encoding chemotaxis protein CheW; protein product: MASNEIKMLIFGLNGEHYATDIREVERILGYQEPTILPDAPSFVKGVINYEQKILPIISLSKKFKFGEDKESEERKIIVIKREENKFGIIVENVYEVRDIDSELMEEAPPITATIDKKYISGLIKLENNIVILLDLEKILSLEDEGNIF
- a CDS encoding flagellar assembly protein A, which codes for MGLKFSATSLENCVEKACAELNISKDSLKYRVTKEERKFFKKVVEIEVINEEENKIDIGEKGIITEVEEETEPFGAKVENGKIIVTESENKDEIITIKPCPGMILLINGQEVNGITPVTVEDTVEYKFEEIEPIRNIDISITNDKMEAYITIKYIPSHSYELIDHGYHKNLVLSKKKNSDKYPPKYTMAEIRELINSKGIRFGIIEEKLEAICSEYGADNVLIARGLPAKDDISDEIQVLFKELEEVIDYEDSDERVDYRNRFLIANANIGDIIGKIVPGIPGNDGQNIFGAPVKRKTAKRVVIKIGEGCKLENNNVIATEEGKPAYRANTFVVNKLYKVDQVDLKSGNIDFVGDVEIVGNVCEAMEVKVGNELHVGKNVESAKVKSSGEIIINGNILNSTVTAGSENVERKQYLDNLVNLNDVLNDLSASTEQVKANNLLGQKQDGEIIKILIENKFKSLPKLSRSILNYNMSEGVQHSDLTTFIINKLLGLGPLKIKDFRELTNLQEILQEEIEEIETLIVIPTDIYFAYAQGATIEASGSIYVTGKGQYTSNITALNKIEFTGEKSACRGGVLSAGTEIILKSVGSVAGVNTMLKVPKNGRIKADIAYNNTIFCFGEKQKMLEVSSKNVEVYLDKSGDIIIDKFVL
- a CDS encoding aminotransferase class IV; protein product: MADKIIYEVLRVMDGKPIFLENHLKRMENSFKLINEEFTLTYEKISDRIKLLIKNENKDNGNIKITYGVNEKALNVFFVEHSYPSKEMYENGVETILYFGERENPNAKIINDNFREKVNKEIRDKQVYEAILVDKNGYITEGSRSNIFMVKDNIILTSPVKAVLPGVTRGEIIGIAKKIQIQVEEVEYKYLDINKLDGMFISGTSPKVLPIRKVNDINLNPNNDIIRKLMKEYDDKIHAYIRNC
- a CDS encoding HAD-IB family hydrolase, which encodes MKKLAIFDIDYTITKKETLMELFKYVIKNDKSNIRFLPRAIYCGMMYGLKVYDEKKVKETFLKFIDGINEQDLAVLVKKFYHEKLSTILYEDALKMMKRLKKEGYEVYLISASPEFYINEFYNIKEVDKIIGTKFSFDNGTFVRKMDGENCKGEEKVRRLQEVIKNEKIEVDFKESYMFSDSLSDKPLLDLVGKPYLINYKKSHDIEILKWK
- a CDS encoding pyridoxal phosphate-dependent aminotransferase; its protein translation is MQLSKKAGNINPSITLAITAKANELKSQGVDVVSFGAGEPDFNTPENIIKAAIKAMHDGKTKYTPAGGLLELKNTICNKFKDDNNLEYKPSQITISTGAKQCLANAFMAVLNPGDEVLIPVPYWVSYPELVKLADGVPVFVETSKENNYKYTISDLERATTDKTKVILINSPNNPTGTIYHKEELLEIANFAKEHNLIIISDEIYEKLIYDDEKHISIASLNEDAYNRTLVINGVSKTYSMTGWRLGYVAASEKITKLMTSIQSHMTSNVNTIAQYAAIEALNGPVEDLNNMVKEFENRRNFMIAKLEKLNEITIIKPSGAFYIMVNISAYLNTTFKGQEINNSVDFAKVLLEEEKVAVIPGAGFGLDDYIRLSYATSVNIIENGIDRISTFLSKIK